Genomic DNA from Deltaproteobacteria bacterium:
CCTCAGTGTGCTTTTCTCTCATCGGCGTATCCTTTCCTGCCTGCGCCAACAGGCAGCCTTTCGTTTTTAGATTCGCGAAAGGGTACGCCTACCTATTTCCTATTTCCACACGCTTTGATCATAGCTCTGTAAGAGAACTATACACTTTTGATTGACAGAACAGGACAAAATCTTCTTTAGTTTCAAGGATTGCTCACCGGTATAGGATTTGCCTTTGATATACCTCAAGTCACCAGGACAAGCTTGGGAGAATCATGAAGATATTGCGCCGCTTATCCTTCTTAGCAGTCTCGTTCTGGGGGTGCATTGGACTCTTTTCGTCGATGAGTCCTGCCCGCGCGGGAGCGATTAGCGGAACCAACTCGATCACCGGGCTCTTTGATGCGAGTGTTGGCAATCGGCAAATCACTTTCACAGGCTTCGAGCCTGGGTTCGGCAACGGTGTCATCGCCGATGTGAATATTTCGATCAACTATGCCAAGGCCGATGGTGAAGCGTTCAATCCACCATTTCCCACCTTTGACCGACCGTTTTTTAACGAGATACATTTTGCGATCATCGCTCCAAACGGTATGACCGTTGAGTTGATTGCAGCAAACAGCTTCAATGAAGGTGCGGGCGGCACCAACTTTGATGCCACACAGACCTTCGATCAGCAAGCTGCCAATGTCGTCAATGTGAATCTCGATCTGCCAGCTGCGGGAAGCTTCCGTCCGACCGGACCCGGCAGCTTGAACGATTTCAATGGCTTCTCAGCCCTGGGCACCTGGACGCTGTTCATAGAAGATACTGTTATCGACGACGCTCTACGATTTCGTAGCTTTACGCTTAACATTATTACCGACGTGTTTAGCGTCCCCGAACCGACGAGTTTATTGCTCCTGACCTTGGGCATTGTCGGATTGACCTTGCGTCGTCGTAGATTTTCGAACTAAGAAAACTCGCCCGGCCAGTACAAAGCCCGCTCTGAGCTGTTTCAGGGCGGGTTTTTTTTTGCCTGCCGAAAACTTTTTCACAGTGTAGTCGCGGCGGCGTTAGACATTTGCCTCTCCTGAGGATAAGGCTGAGGCATTCTCGCCATGCCCGATCCCTCGCAGGAAAAAACTTCGGCTCTGCGCCGCTATGGTCTCGTCGCGCTCGGCTTTATTCACATCGCTGTGGGCCGCGGTCTGCACGGCACCTTCGGTGTGTTTTTTGTTGCCTTTCTTGACGCCTTTGGCTGGAGCCGCGCGGTCACGGCTGGTGCCGCCTCGCTGGCGATCATTGTCGAGGGAATTTTCCATCCGATCGTCGGCACGCTGACGGATCGGATCGGCGGCCGCAAGACCCTCTTGTTGGGCGGCCTCGTGCTCGCCATTGGTTTGGCCTTTAGTGCTACGGTCAACTCGGTTTGGCAACTTTATTTTTGGGTTGGCGTTGTCTCTGCGGCGGGTATCTCGCTCATTGGCATGGTGCCGCACGTGGCGATCATCTCGCGTCAGTACGCGAACCGCAAAGCGACAGCGTTGGGCATTGCCTGGGCGGGCGGCGGCGTCGGCATTTTTGTGCTCGTGCCGGTGACGGCCGCGATGATTGCAAACTGGGGCTGGGCCTCCGCCTATATTGGCCTGGCTGTGATGGTGGCGATACTGGTGATACCGCCGGTATTATTTTTCATCCGCGCGGATCATGAGCAAGCGCAAGGCACGGCGAGCCAATCCCATGCGCCTGGTCATGCTAAGCACGCCGTAGACGACGGCGACTGGACCGTCAAACAAGCTTTGACCAATTCTTCCTTTTGGCTGCTCTTTGGCGCCAGAGTTCTGGCGAGCCTCGGCAATCAAATCATTGTGACCCATCAGGTCGCCCATGCCGTGGACGTCGGCTATCCGAAGATTTTCGCGGCGTCGATCTTCGGCGTTATGGGCGTGGTCAGCATCGCCGGGCGGATCTTGTTCGGCTACCTGGCCGACCGCATGCGCCGTGAACTGGTTTACACCTGGGTTCAGGCGGTGTCCGCAGTGGGAACTGTAGCCTTGCTGGCGACCACGGACAATTCCATGCCGATCTTGCTCTACGCCTACGCCGTATTCTACGGCATGGGCCAGGGTTCGCGCGCGCTGGTTTTGTCGGCGATTTCTATCGACGTGTTCAAGGGCAAGAACTTCGGCGCGATCTTTGGTTACTTTACCTTGAGCGTCGGCGTCGGCGGCGCTATCGGCGCCTGGCTTGGCGGTTACCTCTTTGACGTCACGCGCAGTTATCAGATCGCGTTTTCGATTTCGTTGGCCTGTTTAATAGGTTCGGTTTTCGTGGTTTTTATGAGCACTCGTAGTATCAGAGCACAAAGCGCGGCAAGGGGGGCATAGGGATGATTCAACTTTACACTTGGGGCACGCCCAACGGCAAGAAAGTTTCTATCATGTTGGAAGAGACCGGCCTGCCATATGAAGTGCATGCGATCAACATCGGCCAGGGCGATCAGCTGAAGCCAGAGTATCTGGCGATCAATCCCAATAATAAAATTCCGGCGATCATCGACAGCGATGGCCCCGGCGGTAAACCACTCAAGCTATTCGAGTCGGGCGCCATCTTAATCTACCTGGCCGACAAGAGCGGCAAGCTCTGGCCGGCTGACATGGCGAGGCGCTACGAAGTAGTTCAGTGGCTGATGTTCCAAATGGGCGGTGTCGGGCCGATGTTCGGCCAGGCCAATTATTTTTACCGGCTCGAACCGAAAAATCCCGGTGCCATCGAGCGCTTCTACAAAGAAGCGATCCGGCTTTACAACGTGCTCGACAAGGAGTTGGGCCAACGCGAATATCTTGCCGGCGAATATTCGATTGCCGATATCGCGACCTATCCTTGGGTCGGACGCCATGAAGGGCACAACGTGAAGTTGGAAGAGTTTTCCAATGTAAAACGCTGGTTCGATCAGATCGGCAAAAGGCCGGCGGTGCAGCGGGGGATGGAGATACCGAAGAGGTAGCGCCTAGCGTCTCGGGTCTAGCGTTTTGCGTTAAGCGTTCCGCCGCCCTCCAACCCTAGACGCTAGACGACAAAGACTAGACGCTATTCCGAAAGGATTCTAAATGTCCAAGACCGAAAAGCCCCGCGCCGAGTGGGGATCGGACGTTGTCGTCGATCTGCTCAAGGCGTTTGAGTTCGAATACATCGCCATCAATCCCGGCGCGACGTTTCGCGGCTTGCACGATTCTCTCGTGAATTACGGCGGCAACCATGCGCCGGAGATTATTCTCTGCAATCACGAAGAGATCGCTGTCGCGCTGGCGCATGGCTACGCCCGTGCGAAGGGTAGGCCGATGGCGGCGGCGGTGCACAACGTTGTCGGTTTGCAGCACGCCTCCATGGCGATCTACAACGCCTGGGCAGATCGCTTGCCCGTAATCGTGCTCGGCGGCACCGGGCCGATGGACTCGGCCAACCGGCGGCCCTGGATCGACTGGGTGCACACCGCTAACGTGCAGGGCAATCTGGTGCGCGACTTCTGCAAGTGGGACGATCAACCGGCGAGCGTCGAGGCGGTGCCAGATTCGTTCATCCGTAGCTATCGCTTGGCGACCACCGATCCCATGGGGCCGGTCTACATTTGCTATGACGGCGATGTGCAGGAGAAGCAGCTGTCCGGCGAGATTTCAGTAGACATTTCGCGCTACCCCGCACCGCTGCCGCTGCAAGCGCCGGAAGAAGGTTTTGAGAAAACCATCCGCTTAATTCTCGAAGCGAAGCGTCCGGTGATTATTGCCGACTGGGTTGGGCGCAAGGAGGCCGGTTTCAAAGCGCTCGGCGAGTTGGCAGAAATGCTCGCCGCGCCGGTGCTCGATCAGTTCGGCCGGTTTAATTTCCCTGTGCAGCATCCGCTCAATCTCACCGGCCAGACTGATAAAGTGATTCCCCGGGCGGACTTAATTCTTGCCCTTGACGTTCCTGACCTCGAAGGCGCCACGGTACGCCGCGCTCAAGAGCGCGGCAATCGCAAAGCGACTCCATTGATCGCGCCGGGGACGAAGATGCTCAACGTCGCGTTGGACGATCTCCTCGTGCGCGCCTGGGCGACGGATTTTAACAAGCTGCGCGAAGCGGATCTGATGATTCTCGCCGACACTGCCCTATTCTTGCCTGAGTTGGTGCGGCGCTTGACAGGGGAGAAGAGACTTGCGGATCAACAGGGCGCCATCGGCCAGCGGCGCGCCGAGTGGAGCAAGATCTACGAAGACAAAAAGGCGGCGTTGGAAAAAGAGCTGAAAGCCAAATGGGATGAAAAGCCGGTGTCGATGACGCGTATTTACGCCGAGATCAACGAAGCGCTCAAGAACGAAGATTGGGTGCTGACCAACGGCAGCTCGCAGGGAAAAGAGAATTTCTATCTGCCGGCCACCAAGTTCAATCAGATTCTCGGCAAATACAAAGGCGGCGGCTTGGGCTACGGGATGCCGGCGTCACTGGGAGCAGCGCTCGCGCTCAAAGGCTCAGGCAAATTCTGCATCAACATCCAGCCCGACGGCGATCTATTGTTCACTGTGAGTTCGATCTGGACTGCGGTGCATCATCAAATCCCTCTGCTCAGCATCGTCTGCAGCAATCGTTCTTATTTCAATGACGAAGAGCATCAAGAGCGCATCGCGATTCAGCGTAACCGCCCGGCGGAAAATAAGACCATTGGCATCCGTATCGAAGACCCCAACGTCGACTTTGGCGCCATGGCGCGCACCTATGGTTGCTGGGGCGCGGGGCCGATTACGGAGCCGAAGGATTTGGTCAAGACTCTGCGCGAGGCGGTGAAGGTCGTCAAGGGCGGCAAGCCCGCCCTGGTGGATGTGGTTTGTCAGATGCGCTAGCACGACTGGGAAGGAACAGCCTCCGAAAAACGCAAAAGGCGCAAAATAGAATCCGACGTAGGGGTGCGATTCATCGCGCCCGCGTTTCCAACCACCGATCAGATTTGACGGGCCCAAAAGTCGCACCTATTCCTTCGGCGGCACGATCTCGCGTAGGCTTAGCAGCGCAAAATCCAAATTCGCCACGCCGTCTGTTCTCAACGTTGTCTGCCAGCCGCCCCAGTCGACGAGCTTCGAATATTTGCCAGTACTTTTGCCTTCTTCGTCAGTATATTCCGCAAAGAGTCGCCAGTTGTTGCGCGGCTTACCGGTCACTGCTTCGAAAGGCTCCGTGTCTAGGTAGAGACGATTAGTAACTCGCTGGGGTTGGTTGGGCATCGTGAAGCTGACCAGCTTCAAGCCAAACCAGCGATCCGGCGTCAGCGCGGCGTCGAAGTGGGGCCTGAGTGTAATGTAGTCGTAAATCGGGTGCGTTAGTTCCTTGCCGAAGCGCGCCACGGCGCCCATGGTCGCGGCTTGAAAGGTCATCATGGTGCATGAAGCCAGGTCGGGATTTTTCTCCGTATGGGCGCCGCCGCGGATTTTTAGCGAGATCGCCGCGCGTTTCGGATCGGTGATGCCGCGCACTCGCACATAGGCGGTGAACTCTTGGTTCCTTGTATCGGCCGGGCTTGCCAAATAGTCCTGCTGAGTTTTCCAGGTGTATTTCTGTACGCCGCCGCTGGCGTAGATGTGCAATCGCGCGGTCTTTCCCGTGGCGCCCGAGGCATAATTCAAATCATGCGCTGGCACGCTCCAGTAGCGCAGGGCGCCTTCCGTTCGTTCGAGGGCGGTAGTCTTACGTTCGATCTGAAACCGGTTGGTGCTGTTCGGGTTTTGCGCGCCGAGGTGGAAAGCCGATCCCGATGCACTTGGGAACAGCATCGCCACGGCGTCGAAATCAAGCGCACTGTGCGATGGTTTTGTGACGTAGACTGGCGTGGGCTGGTTGATGGCAGAATCTGAGCACCCGGCGGCCAGAGTTGCCCAGGCAATTACTGCAATTACCAATGTTGAACGGACCTTCACTTTGAAAGGGGAACGCGGAACAGTGAACATCTGCTAAGACGTGTGCGCTTCCATTTTCTGCAACCGCGCCCGCACAAGATCGATATGGCCGCGTAAATTATAGCTCCAGTCGGCGTAGCTCCTGCCAACGCGGGTATTGTTGACGCCTTGCTCGATCTCGTCGAGGCGGTCCATGTAGCGTTCG
This window encodes:
- a CDS encoding PEP-CTERM sorting domain-containing protein; the encoded protein is MKILRRLSFLAVSFWGCIGLFSSMSPARAGAISGTNSITGLFDASVGNRQITFTGFEPGFGNGVIADVNISINYAKADGEAFNPPFPTFDRPFFNEIHFAIIAPNGMTVELIAANSFNEGAGGTNFDATQTFDQQAANVVNVNLDLPAAGSFRPTGPGSLNDFNGFSALGTWTLFIEDTVIDDALRFRSFTLNIITDVFSVPEPTSLLLLTLGIVGLTLRRRRFSN
- a CDS encoding glutathione S-transferase family protein → MIQLYTWGTPNGKKVSIMLEETGLPYEVHAINIGQGDQLKPEYLAINPNNKIPAIIDSDGPGGKPLKLFESGAILIYLADKSGKLWPADMARRYEVVQWLMFQMGGVGPMFGQANYFYRLEPKNPGAIERFYKEAIRLYNVLDKELGQREYLAGEYSIADIATYPWVGRHEGHNVKLEEFSNVKRWFDQIGKRPAVQRGMEIPKR
- a CDS encoding MFS transporter; this encodes MPDPSQEKTSALRRYGLVALGFIHIAVGRGLHGTFGVFFVAFLDAFGWSRAVTAGAASLAIIVEGIFHPIVGTLTDRIGGRKTLLLGGLVLAIGLAFSATVNSVWQLYFWVGVVSAAGISLIGMVPHVAIISRQYANRKATALGIAWAGGGVGIFVLVPVTAAMIANWGWASAYIGLAVMVAILVIPPVLFFIRADHEQAQGTASQSHAPGHAKHAVDDGDWTVKQALTNSSFWLLFGARVLASLGNQIIVTHQVAHAVDVGYPKIFAASIFGVMGVVSIAGRILFGYLADRMRRELVYTWVQAVSAVGTVALLATTDNSMPILLYAYAVFYGMGQGSRALVLSAISIDVFKGKNFGAIFGYFTLSVGVGGAIGAWLGGYLFDVTRSYQIAFSISLACLIGSVFVVFMSTRSIRAQSAARGA
- a CDS encoding thiamine pyrophosphate-binding protein — its product is MSKTEKPRAEWGSDVVVDLLKAFEFEYIAINPGATFRGLHDSLVNYGGNHAPEIILCNHEEIAVALAHGYARAKGRPMAAAVHNVVGLQHASMAIYNAWADRLPVIVLGGTGPMDSANRRPWIDWVHTANVQGNLVRDFCKWDDQPASVEAVPDSFIRSYRLATTDPMGPVYICYDGDVQEKQLSGEISVDISRYPAPLPLQAPEEGFEKTIRLILEAKRPVIIADWVGRKEAGFKALGELAEMLAAPVLDQFGRFNFPVQHPLNLTGQTDKVIPRADLILALDVPDLEGATVRRAQERGNRKATPLIAPGTKMLNVALDDLLVRAWATDFNKLREADLMILADTALFLPELVRRLTGEKRLADQQGAIGQRRAEWSKIYEDKKAALEKELKAKWDEKPVSMTRIYAEINEALKNEDWVLTNGSSQGKENFYLPATKFNQILGKYKGGGLGYGMPASLGAALALKGSGKFCINIQPDGDLLFTVSSIWTAVHHQIPLLSIVCSNRSYFNDEEHQERIAIQRNRPAENKTIGIRIEDPNVDFGAMARTYGCWGAGPITEPKDLVKTLREAVKVVKGGKPALVDVVCQMR